A section of the Petrimonas sulfuriphila genome encodes:
- a CDS encoding HD domain-containing protein, with protein sequence MQSEKQKNQTETEKNHLLKQISFIKEIDQLKYIQRKTRLFNSNRQENDAEHSWHLAMMALILAEHSDKPVDMLKVLKMVLIHDIVEIDAGDTFIYDTSKNHTNTQEELAAAKRIFGLLPEKQAEEFVEIWKEFEEGTSDEAKFARSMDRLEPLLQNISNKGGTWVEFNVDYRKVYEKKKAIKEGSAALWNYAENLINDSVKEGILKKNP encoded by the coding sequence ATGCAGTCTGAAAAACAAAAAAATCAAACGGAAACAGAAAAAAATCACTTATTGAAGCAAATCAGTTTCATAAAAGAGATTGACCAATTAAAATACATTCAACGTAAAACGAGACTGTTCAACAGCAACAGGCAGGAAAACGATGCTGAACACAGCTGGCACCTGGCCATGATGGCGCTTATCCTGGCAGAACATTCCGACAAGCCGGTTGATATGCTGAAAGTCCTGAAAATGGTGTTGATTCACGATATCGTGGAAATTGACGCAGGCGACACATTCATTTATGACACATCAAAAAATCACACCAATACACAGGAAGAGCTGGCTGCAGCCAAACGCATTTTCGGCCTGTTACCTGAAAAACAAGCCGAAGAATTCGTAGAAATATGGAAAGAATTCGAAGAAGGAACCAGTGATGAAGCAAAGTTTGCCAGATCGATGGACCGGCTCGAACCCTTGCTGCAAAACATCTCCAACAAGGGCGGGACGTGGGTGGAATTCAATGTGGATTACCGGAAAGTGTACGAAAAGAAAAAAGCCATTAAAGAAGGATCTGCCGCCCTCTGGAACTATGCGGAGAACTTGATAAACGACAGTGTAAAAGAAGGTATTCTTAAAAAAAATCCGTAA
- a CDS encoding S9 family peptidase, translating to MGVNAQSVSGDWKGTLSVQGMNLDLIFHLAEENGSYSGTLDVPVQGATGIPVDKVETDGKTIKLGVSAAQIIYNGALQGDSIVGNYEQAGMSLPLTLKRFESKLPGITSLVSSEEELQALKLSDKGDYKYRVEDYFAKPKASSFQLSPNGKYLSYMEKDGLKNHVYIKEIATGKVTRAIEEKEEPIKGYGWVNDSRLIFVMDKGGNENYHIYAANTDGSNLMDLTPFEGVRAMMLNELKDQKDYIIISMNKDNKQVFEPYKLNVNTGALEKLFENNDPANPIQGYDFDKDGTLRGYTKMVNGVEMEYYYKDLQSGKFTLLKKMKWDDTFGIMSFNYASNHPDDAYVMTNLDSDKTEIVLYDLKQNEVIKKVFSNPHFDVSGMRLSRKRNYEIDYFAYEGEKYVILPQSTFFKDFSRKMANEFKDVEYYVTDFDDDETKFLIVVQSDRVYGKYYEYDVRTGEFSLLYDLMPQLDPDDMAEMKPITFKSRDGLTLHGYITLPKAALEGEKVPLVVNPHGGPQGVRDSWGFNPEAQLFASRGYATLQVNFRISGGYGKEFLRNGFKQIGRKVMDDVEDGVKHVIGQGWVDPAKVAIYGGSHGGYATLMGLVKTPGLYTCGVDYVGISNIETFFASFPEYWKPLTEMAKEIWYDLDNPEEAKIAREVSPIYQTDKIIRPVFVVQGANDPRVNINESDQIVTALRAKGLYVPYMVKYNEGHGFYREENRMDFYGAMMGFLAKYLK from the coding sequence ATGGGTGTAAATGCACAAAGTGTTTCAGGAGACTGGAAGGGAACCTTATCGGTTCAAGGAATGAACCTCGATCTTATTTTTCATCTGGCCGAAGAAAACGGAAGTTATTCCGGCACGCTGGATGTGCCCGTGCAGGGCGCAACGGGAATTCCGGTGGACAAGGTGGAAACTGACGGAAAAACAATTAAGCTGGGAGTATCGGCGGCGCAAATCATCTATAACGGAGCACTACAAGGCGACAGCATCGTTGGAAATTACGAACAAGCCGGAATGTCGTTGCCGCTGACCTTAAAAAGATTTGAGAGCAAGCTACCTGGAATTACGTCCTTGGTTTCGTCCGAAGAGGAACTGCAAGCCTTGAAGCTATCCGACAAGGGAGATTACAAATACAGGGTGGAGGATTATTTCGCCAAGCCGAAAGCCTCTTCTTTTCAGCTTTCGCCGAACGGCAAATATTTGTCGTATATGGAGAAGGATGGGTTGAAAAATCACGTGTATATAAAAGAGATCGCCACCGGCAAGGTCACCCGGGCCATTGAAGAGAAGGAGGAGCCTATTAAGGGTTACGGGTGGGTAAACGACAGCCGTTTGATATTTGTCATGGATAAGGGCGGCAACGAGAACTACCATATTTATGCGGCAAATACCGACGGTAGCAACCTGATGGACCTGACTCCCTTTGAAGGGGTAAGAGCGATGATGTTGAATGAATTGAAAGACCAGAAAGATTACATCATCATCTCGATGAACAAAGACAACAAACAGGTTTTTGAACCCTATAAATTGAATGTAAACACCGGAGCTCTGGAGAAGCTTTTTGAGAATAACGATCCGGCCAACCCCATTCAGGGATATGATTTTGACAAAGACGGCACTTTGCGCGGCTACACCAAAATGGTGAACGGTGTTGAAATGGAATATTATTACAAAGACTTACAGTCGGGGAAGTTTACTTTGCTGAAGAAAATGAAGTGGGACGACACCTTCGGGATCATGAGCTTTAATTATGCGAGTAACCATCCGGATGATGCGTATGTGATGACAAACCTTGATTCCGACAAAACGGAAATTGTGCTGTACGACCTGAAACAAAACGAGGTAATCAAAAAAGTATTTTCCAATCCCCATTTTGATGTCTCGGGGATGAGGCTTTCGCGGAAGAGGAATTACGAAATCGATTACTTTGCATACGAGGGAGAAAAATACGTGATTCTGCCCCAGAGCACGTTCTTTAAAGATTTTTCCAGGAAGATGGCTAACGAATTCAAGGACGTGGAATATTACGTGACTGACTTTGACGACGATGAAACGAAGTTCCTTATTGTGGTACAAAGCGACAGGGTGTATGGGAAGTACTACGAGTACGATGTCCGGACCGGAGAATTCAGCCTGCTGTACGACCTGATGCCCCAGCTCGATCCCGACGACATGGCGGAAATGAAGCCGATCACTTTTAAAAGCCGTGACGGACTTACGTTACACGGATACATTACCTTGCCGAAGGCAGCGCTGGAAGGAGAAAAAGTCCCTTTGGTAGTGAATCCGCATGGCGGCCCGCAGGGAGTCCGCGATTCGTGGGGCTTTAATCCGGAGGCCCAACTTTTTGCCAGTCGTGGGTATGCCACGTTGCAGGTTAATTTCCGAATATCGGGCGGATACGGGAAGGAATTTCTGCGTAACGGCTTCAAGCAAATCGGCCGGAAGGTGATGGACGATGTGGAGGATGGCGTGAAGCATGTGATCGGCCAAGGATGGGTGGATCCTGCTAAAGTTGCCATTTACGGAGGTAGCCACGGCGGTTACGCCACCTTGATGGGGTTGGTCAAGACTCCCGGTCTCTACACGTGTGGCGTGGACTACGTTGGGATTTCCAATATCGAAACATTTTTTGCCTCTTTTCCCGAGTACTGGAAACCACTTACAGAGATGGCTAAAGAGATTTGGTACGACCTGGATAATCCCGAAGAGGCAAAAATTGCCCGGGAGGTTTCGCCGATTTACCAAACCGACAAGATCATCCGTCCGGTTTTTGTGGTGCAGGGGGCGAATGATCCGAGAGTGAACATCAACGAATCCGACCAGATTGTTACTGCGTTGCGGGCCAAAGGCCTGTATGTACCTTACATGGTGAAGTACAATGAAGGACACGGATTCTACCGGGAGGAGAACCGGATGGATTTTTACGGTGCGATGATGGGGTTTCTGGCCAAGTATTTGAAATGA
- a CDS encoding transporter yields MQKFLEKYLLPIAMIIGIAFHNPLAILSPITPYLLSLMLFITYCRISWSDIRLTKFHYILLAIQYIGSALIYLAVRPFNETLAQAVMICVLAPTATSAPVVASILGGNIASVAAFSMFSNLSVAFVAPLYLSLIGQTGSEVPFITSFWYIFRKVVPIIVLPFFVALFLKKASPDLHRKVRSAQIVSFYIWAAALTVVIGNVANFVIAQDDGKYTLEIVIGLISLAVCLLQFGTGRMIGSRFDRTIAGGQGLGQKNTILAIWLTQTYLNPIASLGPGLYVLWQNLVNSYQIWRKNKKTEKLF; encoded by the coding sequence ATGCAAAAATTTCTGGAAAAATACCTGCTTCCGATAGCGATGATCATCGGGATAGCCTTTCACAACCCGTTGGCTATACTGTCACCCATCACCCCGTATCTCCTTTCACTGATGCTTTTTATCACCTACTGTCGCATCTCCTGGAGCGATATACGGTTGACTAAATTCCATTATATTTTGCTGGCTATCCAATACATCGGAAGCGCATTGATCTATCTTGCCGTCAGGCCGTTCAATGAAACACTGGCACAGGCGGTCATGATTTGCGTACTTGCCCCTACAGCCACTTCGGCTCCGGTTGTTGCAAGCATCTTGGGTGGAAACATTGCTTCTGTTGCAGCGTTCTCCATGTTCAGTAATCTTTCCGTGGCCTTTGTAGCCCCGCTTTACCTGTCGCTGATTGGCCAGACGGGTAGTGAGGTTCCGTTTATCACTTCGTTTTGGTACATTTTCCGGAAAGTAGTTCCCATAATTGTTCTCCCCTTTTTCGTGGCCTTGTTTTTGAAGAAAGCATCGCCCGACCTCCACCGGAAAGTCCGCTCGGCGCAAATCGTTTCCTTTTATATCTGGGCGGCAGCCCTTACAGTAGTCATCGGGAACGTGGCCAATTTTGTAATTGCGCAAGACGATGGGAAATACACCCTTGAGATTGTTATCGGGCTCATATCATTAGCCGTTTGCCTATTGCAATTTGGAACAGGACGGATGATCGGGTCTAGATTTGACAGGACCATTGCCGGAGGGCAGGGATTGGGGCAAAAAAACACAATTCTTGCTATCTGGCTTACCCAAACCTATCTGAACCCGATAGCATCACTCGGTCCCGGACTATACGTACTGTGGCAAAATTTGGTAAATTCCTACCAGATCTGGAGAAAAAATAAAAAAACGGAAAAACTGTTTTGA
- a CDS encoding TolC family protein: protein MKAFIFIILYIAPFVALAQDRYTAVLQRIETNNTTLAALREQTEAQKIENRTGIYISNPEVEFNYLWGNPAAIGRRTDLAVTQSFDFPTAYGHRRNIGDLQSRNADLAYKAERTRLLLQAKQTCIDLVHYNALAKEYGIRLENAQRIADTYRIRLDKGDADILEYNKAKLNLTAIQTERAKVEAEQVALLAELKRMNGGKEIFFTQDEFTPPVLPADFEEWYSNAEAKNPVLQYVKGEVNIGKEQVKLSRALSLPKFTTGYMSETVVGEQFRGITLGVSIPLWENKNRQRHAQAQVKASETALEDTRLQFYTRLQGLYHKASILQQNALELRRSITENRNDALLKKALDSGEISLLDYLMEIGYYYDAVIQALVVERDYEQALAELSAVEL from the coding sequence ATGAAAGCTTTTATTTTTATCATCCTTTATATTGCTCCTTTTGTGGCTCTTGCCCAAGACAGATATACCGCTGTTTTGCAGCGTATTGAAACAAATAATACCACCTTGGCTGCATTACGGGAACAAACGGAAGCGCAGAAAATCGAAAACCGTACCGGGATCTATATCTCTAATCCGGAAGTTGAATTCAATTACCTTTGGGGAAATCCCGCGGCTATCGGCCGTCGTACCGATCTTGCGGTTACTCAGTCCTTTGATTTTCCAACGGCTTACGGCCATCGCAGAAACATTGGCGACCTGCAAAGCAGGAATGCCGATCTCGCTTACAAGGCAGAACGAACCCGCTTGTTGCTTCAAGCCAAGCAAACCTGTATTGATCTGGTGCATTACAATGCCCTGGCAAAAGAATATGGGATACGCCTGGAGAATGCACAAAGGATTGCGGACACTTACCGCATCAGGTTGGATAAGGGTGATGCGGATATTCTCGAGTACAATAAGGCCAAGCTGAACCTGACCGCCATACAAACCGAACGGGCAAAGGTAGAGGCTGAACAGGTAGCTTTGCTGGCTGAACTGAAAAGAATGAACGGCGGAAAGGAAATCTTTTTTACACAGGATGAGTTCACTCCTCCGGTACTTCCTGCAGATTTCGAAGAATGGTATTCGAACGCGGAAGCGAAGAATCCCGTATTGCAATACGTAAAAGGAGAAGTCAATATAGGAAAGGAACAGGTAAAGCTGAGCCGTGCCTTGTCGTTGCCTAAGTTCACAACCGGGTATATGAGTGAAACAGTGGTTGGAGAGCAATTCCGGGGTATTACGCTGGGAGTCTCCATCCCGCTTTGGGAGAACAAGAACAGGCAACGGCATGCACAGGCCCAGGTAAAGGCTTCGGAAACGGCACTGGAGGATACCCGGCTACAGTTCTATACCCGGCTGCAGGGCCTTTACCATAAAGCATCGATATTGCAGCAAAACGCATTGGAACTTCGCCGGTCGATAACGGAAAACAGGAACGACGCGCTCCTGAAAAAAGCGCTGGACAGCGGAGAAATTTCCTTGCTGGATTACCTGATGGAGATCGGGTATTATTACGATGCCGTTATACAAGCGTTGGTAGTTGAGCGCGATTACGAGCAGGCTTTGGCGGAATTATCCGCAGTGGAACTATAA
- a CDS encoding DUF2461 domain-containing protein codes for MNFNQIFNFLVHLEANNNRNWFNEHKSDYNQARASFEAFVNTLIVPLSQLDPSIGTITASECMFRIYRDIRFSNDKTPYKTHFSAFIANGGRKTRMAGYYVHLQPDESFIAGGIYAPDPTVLESIRNSIYQHPEEIRRILDDKRFCELFPALSNEEKLKNPPKGYPKDFKEVELLKNKHFVTHRALDNEFFEKADVIGRLMELFKVQYPFNDFLNRAVH; via the coding sequence ATGAACTTCAACCAAATATTCAACTTCCTGGTCCACCTGGAGGCCAACAACAACCGAAACTGGTTCAACGAACATAAAAGCGATTACAACCAGGCACGTGCATCGTTCGAAGCATTTGTCAACACACTTATCGTGCCTCTCAGTCAGCTCGACCCGAGCATCGGAACGATAACTGCTAGTGAATGCATGTTCCGTATTTACCGGGATATTCGTTTCTCGAACGATAAAACACCCTACAAAACCCATTTCAGCGCTTTTATCGCCAATGGCGGAAGAAAAACCCGCATGGCCGGGTATTACGTCCACCTGCAACCCGACGAATCATTTATCGCCGGGGGTATTTATGCTCCCGACCCTACCGTGCTGGAATCTATACGGAACTCGATCTATCAACATCCGGAAGAGATACGCAGGATTTTGGACGACAAACGGTTTTGTGAACTTTTTCCCGCCCTCTCGAACGAGGAAAAGCTCAAAAACCCGCCCAAAGGGTATCCGAAGGATTTCAAGGAGGTTGAGCTGTTGAAAAACAAACACTTTGTGACGCACCGGGCACTCGACAATGAATTTTTCGAGAAGGCGGATGTCATTGGGCGGTTGATGGAATTATTCAAAGTGCAGTATCCGTTCAACGACTTCCTAAACAGAGCAGTACACTAA